From the Streptococcus oralis ATCC 35037 genome, one window contains:
- the psaA gene encoding metal ABC transporter substrate-binding lipoprotein/adhesin PsaA, producing the protein MKKLGTLLVLFLSVIALVACASGKKDATSGQKLKVVATNSIIADITKNIAGDKIDLHSIVPVGQDPHEYEPLPEDVKKTSEADLIFYNGINLETGGNAWFTKLVENAKKTENKDYFAVSEGVDVIYLEGQNEKGKEDPHAWLNLENGMIYAKNIAKQLIAKDPSNKEFYEKNLKDYTEKLDKLDKEAKEKFNNIPAEKKLIVTSEGCFKYFSKAYGVPSAYIWEINTEEEGTPEQIKTLVEKLRQTKVPSLFVESSVDDRPMKTVSQDTNIPIYAQIFTDSIAEEGKEGDSYYSMMKYNLDKIAEGLSK; encoded by the coding sequence ATGAAAAAATTAGGTACATTGCTTGTACTCTTTCTTTCCGTCATTGCACTTGTAGCATGTGCTAGCGGAAAAAAAGATGCTACTTCTGGTCAAAAACTAAAAGTTGTTGCTACAAACTCAATCATCGCTGATATTACCAAAAATATCGCTGGCGATAAGATCGATCTTCACAGTATCGTTCCTGTTGGTCAAGACCCACACGAGTACGAACCACTTCCTGAAGACGTAAAGAAAACTTCTGAGGCTGACCTCATTTTCTATAACGGTATCAACCTTGAAACAGGTGGCAATGCTTGGTTTACCAAATTGGTCGAAAATGCCAAGAAAACTGAAAACAAAGACTACTTTGCAGTCAGCGAAGGCGTTGATGTTATCTACCTTGAAGGCCAAAACGAGAAAGGCAAAGAAGACCCACACGCTTGGCTCAACCTTGAAAATGGGATGATTTATGCTAAAAATATCGCTAAACAGCTCATTGCCAAAGATCCTAGCAACAAGGAATTCTACGAAAAAAATCTCAAAGACTATACTGAAAAACTAGACAAACTAGACAAGGAAGCCAAAGAGAAATTTAACAATATCCCTGCTGAAAAGAAACTCATCGTAACCAGCGAAGGATGCTTCAAATACTTCTCTAAAGCCTACGGTGTCCCAAGTGCCTACATCTGGGAAATCAACACGGAAGAAGAAGGTACACCGGAACAAATCAAGACCTTGGTTGAAAAACTTCGCCAAACAAAAGTTCCATCACTCTTTGTTGAATCAAGTGTCGATGACCGTCCAATGAAGACTGTTTCACAAGACACAAACATCCCAATCTACGCACAAATCTTTACTGACTCAATTGCTGAAGAAGGCAAAGAAGGCGACAGCTACTACAGCATGATGAAATACAACCTTGACAAGATTGCTGAAGGTTTGTCTAAGTAA
- a CDS encoding metal ABC transporter permease, with protein sequence MIAEFIDGLQHFHFLQNALITAIVIGVVAGAVGCFIILRGMSLMGDAISHAVLPGVALSFILGIDFFIGAIIFGLMASIIITYIKGNSIIKSDTAIGITFSSFLALGVILISVAKSSTDLFHILFGNILAVQDMDMWITIGVGVIILLIIGIFFKQLLITSFDELLAKAMGMPVNFYHYLLMVLLTLVSVTAMQSVGTILIVAMLITPAATAYLYANSLKSMIFLSSSLGALASVVGLFIGYSFNLAAGSSIVLTSASFFLISFFIAPKQRYLKLKHKKINK encoded by the coding sequence ATGATAGCAGAATTTATCGATGGATTGCAACATTTCCATTTCCTACAAAACGCCTTGATAACAGCTATAGTCATCGGAGTGGTTGCTGGAGCTGTGGGATGTTTTATCATCCTACGTGGGATGTCTCTCATGGGAGATGCTATCTCTCACGCAGTTTTGCCCGGCGTAGCCCTTTCCTTTATCCTGGGAATTGATTTCTTTATTGGAGCCATCATCTTTGGCTTGATGGCCTCCATCATCATTACCTACATCAAGGGGAACTCTATCATCAAGAGTGACACTGCCATTGGTATTACCTTTTCATCTTTCTTAGCCCTAGGTGTCATCTTGATTAGCGTTGCCAAGAGTTCGACAGACCTCTTCCATATCCTTTTCGGGAATATCCTCGCTGTCCAAGACATGGACATGTGGATTACCATTGGTGTGGGGGTAATCATTCTCTTGATTATCGGGATTTTCTTTAAACAACTATTGATTACATCCTTTGACGAGCTCCTGGCTAAAGCCATGGGAATGCCTGTCAATTTCTACCACTATCTGCTCATGGTGCTCTTGACCCTTGTGTCTGTCACCGCCATGCAAAGTGTTGGAACCATTCTTATCGTGGCCATGCTAATCACTCCAGCTGCGACGGCTTACCTTTATGCCAATAGCCTAAAGAGCATGATTTTCCTTTCATCAAGTCTAGGAGCTCTAGCTTCTGTTGTGGGACTCTTTATCGGCTATAGCTTCAATCTCGCAGCAGGATCGAGCATCGTGCTCACATCTGCCAGTTTCTTTCTCATTAGCTTCTTTATCGCTCCAAAACAACGATATTTGAAACTGAAACATAAAAAAATCAATAAATAA
- a CDS encoding metal ABC transporter ATP-binding protein — MIRIENLSVSYKETLALKDISLVLHGPTITGIIGPNGAGKSTLLKSMLGIIPHEGQAFLDDKEFKKSLHRVAYVEQKIHIDYNFPIKVKECVSLGLYPSIPLFHTLKASHWKKVADALEIVGLSDYADRQISQLSGGQFQRVLIARCLVQEADYIFLDEPFVGIDSISEEIIMNTLRDLKKAGKTVLIVHHDLSKVPHYFDQVLLLNRELIDLGPTKETFTKANLKKAYGSKLFFNGGDL, encoded by the coding sequence ATGATACGTATCGAAAACCTCAGTGTCTCCTACAAAGAAACGTTGGCACTAAAGGATATTTCACTAGTGCTCCACGGACCAACTATTACCGGAATTATTGGTCCAAACGGTGCTGGAAAATCAACTTTATTAAAAAGTATGTTGGGAATTATCCCACATGAAGGTCAGGCCTTTCTCGATGACAAAGAATTCAAGAAATCGTTACATCGAGTTGCCTATGTCGAGCAAAAGATCCATATCGACTACAATTTCCCTATCAAGGTCAAGGAATGTGTCTCACTGGGACTCTATCCATCCATCCCGCTCTTCCACACTTTAAAGGCCAGCCACTGGAAAAAAGTGGCGGATGCACTTGAAATCGTTGGACTCTCAGACTATGCTGATCGCCAAATCAGTCAGCTCTCAGGCGGACAATTTCAACGTGTGTTGATTGCCCGCTGCTTAGTGCAGGAAGCTGACTACATCTTTTTAGATGAGCCTTTTGTCGGGATTGACTCGATCAGTGAAGAGATTATCATGAATACGCTGAGAGACCTTAAAAAAGCTGGTAAAACAGTTCTCATCGTCCATCATGACCTCAGCAAAGTCCCCCATTATTTCGACCAAGTTTTGCTTCTCAATCGAGAATTAATAGACCTTGGTCCGACTAAAGAAACCTTTACCAAAGCCAATCTTAAGAAGGCCTACGGTAGCAAACTCTTTTTCAATGGAGGTGACCTATGA
- a CDS encoding M13 family metallopeptidase gives MTRYQDDFYDAINGEWEKTAVIPADKSRTGGFIDLDEEIEELMLATTDKWLAGEEVPEDAILANFVKYHRMVRDFDKREADGIKPVLPMLKEYQDLESFADFTSKLAEFELAGKPNFLPFGVSPDFMDARTNVLWASAPGTILPDTTYYAEDHPQREELLTLWKESTTNLLKAYDFSDEEIEDLLEKRLELDRRIAAVVLSNEESSEYAKLYHPYAYEDFKKFAPALPLDDFFQAVLGQTPDKVIVDEERFWQAADQFYSDEAWPLLKATLILGVVNLSTSYLTDVIRVLSGAYGRALSGVPEAQDKVKAAYHLAQGPFKQALGLWYAHEKFSPEAKADVEKKVATMIDVYKERLAKNDWLTPETRDKAIVKLNVIKPYIGYPEELPERYKDKVVDETASLFENALAFARVEIKHSWSKWNQPVDYKEWGMPAHMVNAYYNPQKNLIVFPAAILQAPFYDLHQSSSANYGGIGAVIAHEISHAFDTNGASFDENGSLKDWWTESDYAAFKEKTQKVIDQFDGQESYGATINGKLTVSENVADLGGIAAALEAAKREPDFSAEEFFHNFARIWRMKGRPELMKLMASVDVHAPAKLRVNVQVPNFDDFFTTYDVKEGDGMWRSPEDRVIIW, from the coding sequence ATGACACGTTATCAAGACGATTTTTATGATGCAATCAATGGCGAATGGGAAAAAACAGCTGTCATTCCAGCTGACAAATCTCGAACAGGTGGTTTTATTGACCTTGACGAGGAAATTGAAGAGTTGATGCTAGCGACTACGGACAAGTGGTTGGCAGGTGAAGAAGTCCCAGAGGATGCCATCCTCGCAAACTTTGTTAAGTACCATCGTATGGTACGTGATTTTGACAAGAGAGAAGCAGATGGGATCAAGCCCGTTTTGCCAATGCTCAAGGAATACCAAGATTTGGAGAGCTTTGCAGATTTTACTAGCAAACTGGCAGAGTTCGAACTAGCTGGTAAACCAAACTTCCTTCCATTTGGTGTATCGCCAGACTTTATGGATGCCAGAACCAATGTTCTCTGGGCAAGTGCACCAGGAACAATCTTGCCAGATACAACCTACTACGCTGAAGACCATCCTCAGCGTGAGGAACTCTTGACGCTTTGGAAGGAAAGTACTACAAATCTTCTCAAAGCTTACGATTTCTCAGACGAGGAAATCGAAGACTTACTAGAGAAGAGATTGGAATTGGACCGTCGTATCGCAGCAGTGGTTCTTTCAAACGAAGAAAGTTCAGAATATGCCAAACTCTACCATCCATATGCCTATGAAGATTTCAAAAAATTCGCCCCTGCCCTACCTTTGGATGACTTCTTCCAAGCTGTTCTTGGGCAAACTCCAGATAAGGTTATCGTAGACGAGGAACGTTTCTGGCAAGCAGCAGATCAATTTTATAGTGATGAAGCGTGGCCTCTACTCAAAGCAACCTTGATTTTGGGTGTGGTCAATCTCTCAACAAGCTATCTCACAGACGTGATTCGTGTCTTGTCAGGTGCCTACGGACGTGCCCTTTCAGGTGTTCCAGAAGCTCAGGACAAGGTCAAGGCAGCCTATCACTTGGCCCAAGGTCCTTTCAAGCAAGCTCTTGGTCTCTGGTATGCGCATGAAAAATTCTCTCCAGAAGCTAAGGCAGACGTAGAGAAAAAAGTGGCGACGATGATCGATGTTTATAAGGAACGTTTGGCTAAGAATGACTGGCTCACTCCTGAAACGCGTGATAAGGCCATTGTCAAACTCAATGTCATCAAGCCTTATATCGGTTATCCAGAGGAATTGCCAGAACGCTACAAGGACAAAGTAGTGGATGAAACTGCCAGTCTCTTTGAGAATGCTCTAGCCTTTGCGCGTGTGGAAATCAAGCACAGCTGGAGCAAGTGGAACCAACCGGTTGACTACAAGGAGTGGGGGATGCCAGCTCACATGGTTAATGCCTACTACAATCCTCAGAAGAACTTGATTGTCTTCCCAGCGGCCATTTTACAGGCTCCATTCTATGACTTGCATCAGTCGTCTTCTGCCAACTACGGTGGTATTGGTGCTGTTATTGCTCATGAAATTTCTCATGCCTTTGACACAAATGGTGCTTCCTTTGATGAAAATGGTAGCCTCAAGGATTGGTGGACAGAAAGCGACTATGCTGCCTTTAAAGAAAAAACGCAGAAAGTTATCGACCAGTTTGATGGACAAGAATCTTACGGCGCAACGATTAATGGGAAACTAACCGTGTCTGAAAACGTTGCCGACTTGGGAGGAATTGCTGCAGCCCTTGAAGCTGCTAAGAGAGAACCAGACTTCTCTGCTGAAGAATTCTTCCACAACTTTGCTCGTATCTGGCGCATGAAAGGCCGTCCTGAGTTGATGAAACTTATGGCCAGTGTCGATGTGCACGCGCCTGCCAAACTCCGTGTCAATGTGCAAGTACCTAACTTCGATGACTTCTTTACAACCTATGATGTCAAAGAAGGCGACGGCATGTGGCGTTCACCAGAGGATCGTGTGATTATTTGGTAA
- a CDS encoding MBL fold metallo-hydrolase codes for MKIHKNVNPVAYENTYYLEGDQHLIVVDPGSHWEAIRKTIEKINKPVCAILLTHTHYDHIMSLDLVRETFGNPPVYVAESEASWLYTPVDNLSGLPRHDDMADVVAKPAEHTFVFHEEYQLEEFRFTVLPTPGHSIGGVSLVFPDAHLVLTGDALFRETIGRTDLPTGSTEQLLHSIQTQLFTLPNYDVYPGHGPATTIAHEKTFNPFF; via the coding sequence ATGAAAATCCATAAAAACGTGAATCCCGTTGCCTATGAAAACACTTATTATCTAGAAGGGGACCAACACCTGATTGTGGTTGACCCAGGTAGCCATTGGGAAGCCATTCGCAAGACTATTGAGAAAATCAACAAACCCGTCTGCGCGATTCTCCTGACCCACACCCACTACGATCATATTATGAGTCTGGACTTGGTTCGCGAGACTTTTGGAAATCCCCCAGTTTATGTAGCAGAGAGTGAAGCATCTTGGCTTTATACTCCAGTCGATAATCTCTCTGGTCTCCCTCGTCATGATGATATGGCAGATGTGGTCGCAAAACCAGCAGAGCACACCTTTGTCTTTCATGAGGAATACCAGCTTGAGGAATTTCGTTTTACTGTTCTACCAACCCCAGGCCACTCTATTGGCGGTGTTTCCCTGGTCTTTCCTGATGCTCATCTAGTCTTGACGGGAGATGCTCTATTCCGAGAAACCATCGGACGGACAGACCTTCCTACAGGTAGCACGGAACAACTCCTCCATAGCATTCAGACGCAACTCTTTACTCTTCCTAACTACGATGTCTATCCTGGGCATGGTCCAGCTACGACTATCGCTCACGAAAAGACTTTTAATCCCTTTTTCTAG
- a CDS encoding ferric reductase-like transmembrane domain-containing protein, producing MKSLKGVLFIGLSMLLTILAWLSSGASQFLIPGLALTTLSLTFILASRLPLLEAWFNGLEKMYLAHKFTAFLSILLLILHNFSMGGLWGSHLAAQFGNIAIYIFISIVLVAYLGQYIQYEAWRWIHRLVYLAYIFGLFHVLMIMGNRLLSFSFLGLIFGIYAILGLLAGFYIIFLYQKIGFTYLGKIVGIKRLNHDTTEIEIELSHPFTYEYGQFAFLKIFQKGFETAPHPFSISGGQGRTLYFTIKNSGDHTKNIYDNLQVGSKVAVDRAYGHMTMEHGPKQQIWIAGGIGITPFISYIREHPILDRNVRFYYSFRGEENAVYLDLLRDYARQNANFDLQLVDSNEKGYLTLDQEEIPTQTTVYMCGPLPMMKALAKQIKKKNPKAKLIYEGFKFK from the coding sequence ATGAAATCATTAAAAGGTGTTTTATTTATCGGACTTAGTATGCTTCTGACTATTCTAGCTTGGCTCAGTTCAGGTGCTAGTCAGTTTCTAATCCCTGGTTTAGCTCTCACTACCCTCTCACTTACTTTTATACTAGCTAGCCGTTTACCCTTGCTGGAAGCTTGGTTTAACGGACTTGAAAAGATGTATCTAGCTCATAAATTCACTGCTTTTCTATCCATTCTCCTACTAATCCTACACAACTTTAGCATGGGTGGTCTCTGGGGTTCGCATTTGGCTGCCCAGTTTGGAAATATCGCTATCTATATCTTTATCAGCATTGTTCTGGTTGCCTATCTGGGACAATACATCCAGTATGAAGCATGGAGATGGATTCATCGATTGGTTTATCTAGCCTATATCTTTGGCCTCTTTCATGTTTTGATGATCATGGGAAATCGTCTCCTCTCCTTTAGTTTCCTAGGTCTTATCTTTGGAATCTATGCTATTTTAGGCTTGCTTGCAGGTTTTTATATTATTTTCCTTTATCAAAAGATCGGTTTCACCTATCTTGGAAAAATCGTAGGAATCAAACGCCTCAACCACGACACGACTGAAATTGAAATAGAACTCAGTCATCCTTTCACTTACGAATATGGGCAATTTGCCTTTCTAAAAATTTTTCAAAAAGGTTTTGAGACTGCTCCACACCCTTTCTCCATCTCAGGAGGACAAGGACGAACTCTTTATTTTACGATAAAAAACTCTGGTGACCACACCAAGAATATCTATGACAATCTTCAAGTTGGTAGCAAGGTTGCAGTTGATCGCGCCTATGGGCATATGACTATGGAACACGGTCCAAAGCAGCAAATCTGGATCGCAGGTGGTATTGGAATCACACCTTTCATCTCTTATATCCGAGAGCATCCTATCCTAGACAGGAACGTCCGCTTCTACTATAGTTTCCGTGGAGAGGAAAATGCTGTCTACCTAGATCTACTTCGAGACTACGCCCGTCAAAATGCTAACTTTGATCTGCAACTAGTCGATAGCAATGAAAAAGGATACCTGACTTTGGATCAAGAAGAAATCCCTACCCAGACTACGGTCTATATGTGTGGACCTCTTCCTATGATGAAGGCCCTCGCTAAGCAAATCAAGAAAAAGAATCCCAAAGCAAAACTCATTTACGAAGGTTTCAAGTTTAAATAA
- a CDS encoding DUF2974 domain-containing protein, whose amino-acid sequence MANIFDYLNDVAYDSFYDHPVNELDVLALTELTYLAFDDVVTQEPQRLIDLASQIPREMTMLTNKNRLQLLDQLAQHKRFKNCKLSNFINDIDAELQKQFAAMTYRISLDTYLLVFRGTDDSIIGWKEDFHMTYMKEIPAQKHALQYLEDFFAQHPNQKVTLAGHSKGGNIAVYAASQLDPNLQKNIVAVYTFDSPGLHKELTETPGYQNMMERTKVFIPQGSIIGMMLEIPDKKIVVRSTALGGLAQHDTFSWQVEDKHFVQLDETNSDSQQVDTTFKEWVETVPDTELQLYFDLFFGIILDAGISSINDLSSFKVIEHVHHLFVQAQSLTPEERETMGRLTQLLIDTRYQAWKNR is encoded by the coding sequence ATGGCCAATATTTTTGACTACCTGAATGATGTAGCATACGATTCCTTTTATGATCACCCCGTGAATGAGTTAGACGTTCTTGCCTTGACCGAATTAACCTACCTTGCTTTTGATGATGTAGTTACCCAAGAACCACAGCGTCTCATAGATCTTGCATCTCAAATCCCTAGAGAGATGACTATGCTGACCAATAAGAACCGTCTCCAGTTGTTAGATCAGCTCGCTCAACACAAACGTTTTAAAAATTGCAAGCTCTCAAACTTTATCAATGATATCGATGCTGAATTGCAAAAACAGTTTGCGGCTATGACTTATCGTATCAGTCTCGATACCTATTTGCTTGTTTTTCGTGGAACTGATGATAGTATCATTGGTTGGAAAGAAGATTTCCATATGACCTATATGAAGGAAATCCCAGCTCAAAAACATGCCCTCCAGTATTTAGAGGACTTTTTTGCTCAACATCCTAATCAAAAGGTTACTCTAGCAGGACATTCAAAAGGGGGCAATATAGCTGTCTATGCTGCCAGTCAACTTGATCCAAACTTGCAGAAAAACATTGTCGCTGTCTATACTTTTGATTCCCCTGGGCTTCACAAGGAACTAACCGAAACACCTGGCTATCAAAACATGATGGAAAGAACGAAAGTGTTTATCCCGCAAGGGTCTATCATCGGGATGATGCTGGAAATTCCGGATAAAAAAATCGTCGTTCGAAGCACTGCCTTGGGTGGCCTTGCTCAGCACGACACCTTTAGTTGGCAGGTTGAAGACAAACACTTTGTCCAACTGGACGAGACCAATAGTGACAGCCAGCAAGTCGATACAACCTTCAAGGAATGGGTTGAGACGGTCCCTGATACTGAACTGCAGCTCTACTTTGACCTCTTTTTTGGAATCATTCTCGATGCAGGCATCTCTTCTATCAACGACCTCTCTTCCTTCAAGGTCATTGAACACGTTCACCATCTCTTTGTCCAAGCTCAATCCCTCACTCCCGAAGAAAGAGAAACCATGGGACGACTAACCCAACTCTTGATTGACACCCGCTACCAAGCTTGGAAAAATCGTTAA
- a CDS encoding TetR/AcrR family transcriptional regulator, with protein MILDKKQSLKRAAYEVFSKKGYKATGISEIARQAGVAVGSFYNYYESKEAIFLDIYIDENNRVRQAMIEELDWEIDMIDLIGQLFAQSRTLVSSNKILAEWYNPAIADELHSYYSSEEGKVANPFHQFLVKTFTNRMQAEGYSPEKIQDILQVYNLFYYMDMHITEKDFPDIGKTVEILATNFIKGVLK; from the coding sequence ATCATATTGGACAAAAAACAATCTTTAAAGAGAGCAGCCTATGAAGTTTTTTCGAAAAAAGGTTACAAGGCAACAGGAATTTCAGAAATTGCTAGGCAAGCTGGTGTTGCAGTTGGTTCTTTTTATAACTATTACGAGAGTAAAGAAGCCATTTTTCTAGACATCTATATAGATGAAAACAACCGTGTTCGCCAAGCTATGATCGAAGAACTGGATTGGGAAATTGACATGATCGACCTCATTGGTCAACTATTTGCTCAGTCCAGAACTCTCGTTTCTTCCAATAAAATCCTTGCAGAATGGTACAATCCTGCCATCGCAGATGAGTTGCACAGCTACTATTCCTCGGAAGAAGGTAAAGTCGCAAATCCTTTTCATCAGTTTCTAGTTAAAACTTTTACAAATCGTATGCAGGCTGAAGGGTACTCGCCAGAAAAGATTCAAGATATTTTACAGGTTTATAATCTGTTTTACTATATGGATATGCATATCACGGAAAAAGATTTTCCAGATATTGGCAAAACTGTTGAAATACTTGCAACCAACTTCATTAAAGGAGTTCTAAAATAA
- a CDS encoding response regulator transcription factor, translating into MHKILLVEDDQVIRQQVGKLLSEWGFEVVLVEDFMEVLSLFVQSEPHLVLMDIGLPLFNGYHWCQEIRKISKVPIMFLSSRDQAMDIVMAINMGADDFVTKPFDQQVLLAKVQGLLRRSYEFGRDESLLEYAGVILNTKSMDLHYQGEVLSLTKNEFQILRVLFEHAGNIVARDDLMRELWNSDFFIDDNTLSVNVARLRKKLEEQGLVGFIETKKGIGYGLKHA; encoded by the coding sequence ATGCACAAGATTTTACTAGTAGAAGATGATCAAGTCATTCGACAACAAGTTGGAAAACTGCTCTCTGAGTGGGGCTTTGAAGTTGTTTTGGTAGAAGACTTTATGGAAGTGTTGAGTTTATTTGTCCAGTCGGAGCCTCATCTGGTCCTCATGGATATTGGTCTGCCTCTTTTTAATGGTTATCACTGGTGCCAGGAGATTCGTAAAATTTCCAAGGTGCCCATCATGTTTCTGTCTTCGAGAGATCAGGCTATGGATATTGTCATGGCGATCAATATGGGAGCGGACGACTTTGTGACCAAGCCTTTTGACCAGCAGGTGCTCCTTGCCAAGGTTCAGGGCTTGTTGCGCCGTTCCTATGAGTTTGGGCGGGATGAAAGTTTGCTAGAGTATGCAGGTGTGATCCTCAATACCAAGTCTATGGACCTGCACTATCAGGGTGAAGTTCTGAGTTTGACCAAGAATGAATTTCAAATTTTGCGGGTGCTGTTTGAACATGCTGGCAATATCGTAGCGCGTGATGACTTGATGCGGGAACTCTGGAATAGCGACTTTTTCATCGATGATAACACCTTGTCTGTCAACGTTGCTCGTTTGCGCAAAAAGTTGGAGGAGCAAGGCTTAGTAGGCTTTATTGAAACCAAGAAAGGGATAGGATACGGACTGAAACATGCTTGA
- a CDS encoding sensor histidine kinase, with translation MLDWKSFFLAYLRSRSRVFTYIFSLGFLVLLFQFLFASLGTYFLYFFLLSSFLTFLFLAWDIFAEAQVYRQEVLYAERDPKSPLECALAEKLEERESELYQKKSEAQSKLTDLLDYYTLWVHQIKTPIAASRLLVAEVSDREVKQQLEQEIFKIDSYTNLVLQYLRLESFHDDLVFEQVQVENLVKEMVRKYALFFIQKGLTVNLHDLDKTIVTDKKWLLVVIEQILSNSLKYTKEGGLEIYMEGQELCIEDTGIGIKNSDVLRVFERGFSGYNGRLTQQSSGLGLYLSKKISEELGHQIRIESEVGTGTTVRIKFSNRNLMIE, from the coding sequence ATGCTTGATTGGAAATCATTTTTTCTAGCCTATCTGCGTTCTCGCAGTCGCGTTTTTACCTATATTTTTTCATTAGGCTTTCTCGTCCTTCTCTTTCAGTTTTTATTTGCTAGTCTAGGAACTTATTTTCTTTATTTCTTTCTGCTCAGTAGTTTTTTGACCTTCTTATTTTTGGCTTGGGATATATTTGCAGAAGCTCAGGTTTACCGGCAGGAAGTACTCTATGCTGAGAGAGACCCCAAGTCTCCTCTGGAATGTGCGCTAGCAGAAAAACTCGAAGAGCGTGAGTCTGAATTGTATCAAAAGAAGTCGGAAGCGCAGAGCAAGCTGACGGATTTGCTTGACTACTACACCTTGTGGGTTCACCAAATCAAGACCCCCATTGCGGCTAGTCGTCTTTTGGTAGCAGAAGTCTCTGATCGGGAGGTTAAGCAGCAACTGGAACAGGAAATCTTTAAGATTGACTCCTATACCAACCTGGTTTTGCAGTACCTGCGTTTAGAGAGTTTTCACGATGATTTGGTCTTTGAACAGGTTCAAGTGGAGAACTTGGTCAAGGAGATGGTTCGTAAGTACGCTCTTTTCTTTATTCAGAAGGGACTAACAGTCAATCTTCATGACCTTGACAAAACTATCGTGACCGATAAGAAATGGTTGTTGGTCGTCATTGAACAAATCCTCTCAAACAGTCTCAAGTACACCAAGGAAGGTGGGCTAGAGATTTATATGGAAGGCCAGGAGCTCTGTATCGAGGATACGGGGATTGGGATAAAAAACAGTGATGTCCTCCGAGTCTTTGAACGTGGGTTTTCAGGCTACAATGGCCGTTTGACCCAGCAATCATCTGGACTTGGCCTCTACCTATCCAAGAAAATTTCTGAAGAACTTGGTCATCAAATTCGTATCGAGTCTGAGGTTGGGACAGGAACAACAGTACGCATTAAATTTTCCAATAGGAATCTGATGATTGAGTAA
- a CDS encoding DUF389 domain-containing protein yields MTRNYSTREYREKLYDDLHVRLRDIVILMCAIFIASIGLNMNSTAVIIGAMLISPLMTPIVGLGFGLAIFDTRLIKQSLEVLFTQVLVSLLVSTLYFWISPLSYASSELIARTTPTIWDVLIAIAGGIAGVIGSRKKEANNIVPGVAIATALMPPICTAGYGLANGNIRFLFGALYLFLINCVFIMLANIVGTRILMRKSPLSSFKELNIKMKISLTSLIVLLVLPASYSAVTLSIDQARKEGIKQFIAKEFANHTVINQVYKSRNNELVLTVVGDPISDEELETLHQKQASYGIQSVQLKVNQVHNSPKLDSEMTKEFYENINKYIDQKLSEKDSQKDLVKENEADKD; encoded by the coding sequence ATGACCAGAAATTATTCAACACGTGAATACCGTGAGAAATTATATGATGATCTTCATGTTCGATTAAGAGATATAGTGATTTTGATGTGTGCGATTTTTATTGCCTCTATAGGTTTAAATATGAATTCAACAGCTGTCATTATTGGAGCCATGTTGATTTCCCCTCTTATGACACCGATTGTTGGACTGGGGTTTGGTTTAGCTATTTTTGATACCCGTTTAATCAAACAATCTCTAGAGGTTTTATTTACTCAAGTATTGGTCAGCTTGCTTGTCTCGACTCTGTATTTCTGGATTTCTCCCTTATCTTATGCAAGTAGCGAGTTGATTGCACGAACCACTCCAACCATTTGGGATGTTCTCATTGCTATTGCTGGTGGGATAGCAGGTGTCATTGGGTCAAGGAAAAAAGAAGCAAATAATATCGTGCCAGGAGTAGCCATTGCAACAGCTTTGATGCCACCTATCTGTACTGCGGGCTATGGTTTAGCTAATGGAAATATACGATTTTTATTTGGGGCTCTCTATCTTTTCTTGATCAACTGTGTCTTTATCATGCTAGCCAACATTGTTGGAACAAGAATTTTGATGAGAAAATCTCCCTTAAGTTCATTTAAAGAGTTAAACATTAAAATGAAAATTAGCTTGACATCCTTGATTGTATTATTGGTTCTTCCAGCCAGTTATTCAGCAGTCACTCTGTCGATAGATCAAGCGCGAAAAGAAGGAATCAAACAGTTTATAGCAAAAGAGTTCGCCAATCACACGGTCATTAACCAAGTCTACAAGTCAAGGAACAATGAATTGGTCTTGACGGTTGTTGGAGATCCGATTTCAGACGAAGAATTAGAAACGCTCCATCAAAAACAAGCCTCTTACGGGATTCAATCTGTTCAATTGAAAGTCAATCAAGTTCATAATTCACCAAAATTAGATAGTGAGATGACCAAGGAATTTTACGAAAACATTAACAAGTATATCGATCAAAAACTCTCTGAAAAAGATTCACAAAAAGATCTCGTAAAAGAAAATGAGGCAGATAAGGATTGA